GCGCCCGGATGACTCGCGAGTCAGCTAGAACGTCATCCTGAAGCCAGCGCTTGCCGTCACGGCATAACTGCCAGAGAAATCGGCGTCGGTGCCGAGCTCTCCATAGAGCGCATAGCGGCCGCCCCAACTGTAATTGCCGCCAACGCCCACGCCGCCCCAAGTACGGCCCAGGCGGCTGTCGACGGGCACGCCGGAGACCTGCACCCGCGTCCCGTCCAGGAATTCGTGCTTGATGTTGATCACGCCGTAGACGCTGGCCTGGCGCGGCTTGCCGCCGCCGTCGTCCAGGCTGCGCTTGTAGTCCAAGGCCACGCCGATCCGGCCCAGCAGGCTGTCACCCTTGTCGCTGTCGACCCGGGCGCCGAACTGATCGTCGAAGCGGTTGAAATCGGTGGACACGTAGCTTAGCTGAGCCTGCGGGATGATGGCGAAGCCCTCCCTAACGGCAAAGGACTTGCCGGCTTCGATGCTTAGGCCATAGCTGTGCGCGTTATTGCCGTCCTTCAGCTTGCCGGCAAGGCCGGAACGCAGATCGCTATCGAACCAGGTTGCCTGCGCCTGGGCGTCCACATAGGTACCATCCTTGCCGTACCAGGTCAGGGTCGGGCCCAGGCCATAGGCCCTGGTATCGATGCTGCCATTGCCATAGACCGATGAAACATCGGTGTCGGCCGTGCCGTAGTGGACGGTGAAGCCTCCGACCAGGCGCGAATCGCCCTGCTCGCCGGCCAGGATGCGATCGACGCCGAACTGCGCTTTCCAACTGTCGATATTCTGGTGCTCGCCGGTGGTGGAGAGCGCCGGTTTCAGGTGTGCGGTGGTGCCTTCCACTCGGGCCCAGACGCCGTTGCGACCGGTGTCCGCCGGATCATATTGACGGTTGCCCACGCGCTGCCGCAAGGTAGGCAGCTGGCTCAATGACATCAGCGTATTGGCGTATGCCTCGTAGACCGGCACGCCCGGCTGGTACAGCATGGGGCCGCTCCCGCCATTTGGCGCAACGGCACCTTCGTCCGTTGGCGCGTCCCCGCCCGCCGAAACCGAAGTGTCGACCGCCTTCAGCGAGGAGCGCAGGTACCAATTGCCATTGCCCTGGTCCTTCTGCAGCACATAGCCGTAGGCGCCCGCCACCAGGGCCGGCTTACCGGCGATGACATAGTCTCCATTCGCCAAGTCGAATTGGCCAGCGGAGATACCATTCACCTGTACCACCTGGATGCCTTGCCGGGTTTGCGCGCCCGAGCCTCCCACGTTCATGACGGTGACTGGCGTGATGCCGGAGGTGGCGCCGGTGATGACCAGGCGATCGGTGGGGGATGCGTCGTCGCCCAGCGCAGTCCTGATTTCAAGGTTGCCCCCTTGTCCCGCGTAATCTCCGGCGATTGTCAGGGTCCCGAATCCGCCAGGAGGACCGGGTGCGATCGTGCCACGATTGGCGGTGGATCCGACTTGGCCGATACCGGTCAGCCGCGCCCCTGCCCACACATTGGCCGGGCCTCCCAATATGCCGTCCACCCGCAGCGTTCCGGCCTGGACCTCGGTGCTTCCGCTGAATGCCGAGCTATCGCCCGTCAGCGTCAAAGTACCGGCTCCCAACTTGTTAAGGCTTGACGTTCCCGAAAACGCGGTGCCGATGCCAATGTCGTGTGCGTTCGTGTCGAACCAGGCGCCGCCGGTGTTCACCGACAATGTCGTGAAGCCCTTAAGGAAGTCAGGCTGGTCGCGGTTCGCGCGCAGGATGCCGCCGTCCAGGTTAAGCACTAGTGGGCCGGTGCCGTCGCCCTTGATGACGGCGCCTGTTTCGAGGATGCCGCGTCCGGTAGAGTCGCCAGTCAGATTGAGCGTCCCTTGTGCCGTGGACCCGGCAGCGATTCGGACATTGCTGCCGGCTTCCACCAACCCGCCTTTTTGAATGTTCAACGTGCCGGCGCCATCCCAGCCAACCGCGATGAAATCGGTAGCGCTCAGCGTCGAAGTGTCGGCAGTGCCGCTCGATATGGTGACCGTGCCCGCGCCGCCGTTAGCGTAGCCGATATAGATAGCCGCGCTCGGATGCAGCGCATCAGGGCCGGCAGTACTCACCGCCGCGCCGTCCCGGACATGCAGCTCGCCGGTGCCGGCGGCACCCACGTAGATGTTGCCAACAGGGTCCCATAACGATCCGGCGCCGGTGACTGTGACGTGCCCATCGCCGCCCGCATCCAGTCCGATCGAACCTTGCCCGCTGTGCACTGCGCCGCCATTATCGATGTCGAGGGTCCCACTGCCGCCAGCGCCGATCACAAATGCAGCGCCACTGGAGTTCGTCCAGATCGATCCGGGCCCGGAGACCAGCGCCATGCCAGTGCTGCCATTATCGCGGCCGATGGCAACGTTGCTGGTGCTGGTCGCCACACCGCCGCCAAGGACATTGAGCGTGCCATTGCTGCCCGACTCGACGCCGATCTGGGTCTGGCCGGAGATGGTCAAACCCGAAGCCAGGCCACCGCCGTTGCCGCCCTGGACCGTGACCATTCCCTGGTCATGGTTGCCGAAGTACGCGTCGTTGACGTTGCCGACCGTGCCACCGGCGTCGATGACCAATGTACCAAGTGCCGTATCGCCAACGACGAGATCACCGCCGACAGACCAGTTCGGCGATTGCACACTGGATACGACCGGATCCAGGTTGCCGGAACCCACCACCGA
Above is a genomic segment from Bordetella genomosp. 11 containing:
- a CDS encoding autotransporter family protein, translating into MANKDTAPELNSKPQSRPLLLSTAIALAWAVDCWGPANAQSVVGSGNLDPVVSSVQSPNWSVGGDLVVGDTALGTLVIDAGGTVGNVNDAYFGNHDQGMVTVQGGNGGGLASGLTISGQTQIGVESGSNGTLNVLGGGVATSTSNVAIGRDNGSTGMALVSGPGSIWTNSSGAAFVIGAGGSGTLDIDNGGAVHSGQGSIGLDAGGDGHVTVTGAGSLWDPVGNIYVGAAGTGELHVRDGAAVSTAGPDALHPSAAIYIGYANGGAGTVTISSGTADTSTLSATDFIAVGWDGAGTLNIQKGGLVEAGSNVRIAAGSTAQGTLNLTGDSTGRGILETGAVIKGDGTGPLVLNLDGGILRANRDQPDFLKGFTTLSVNTGGAWFDTNAHDIGIGTAFSGTSSLNKLGAGTLTLTGDSSAFSGSTEVQAGTLRVDGILGGPANVWAGARLTGIGQVGSTANRGTIAPGPPGGFGTLTIAGDYAGQGGNLEIRTALGDDASPTDRLVITGATSGITPVTVMNVGGSGAQTRQGIQVVQVNGISAGQFDLANGDYVIAGKPALVAGAYGYVLQKDQGNGNWYLRSSLKAVDTSVSAGGDAPTDEGAVAPNGGSGPMLYQPGVPVYEAYANTLMSLSQLPTLRQRVGNRQYDPADTGRNGVWARVEGTTAHLKPALSTTGEHQNIDSWKAQFGVDRILAGEQGDSRLVGGFTVHYGTADTDVSSVYGNGSIDTRAYGLGPTLTWYGKDGTYVDAQAQATWFDSDLRSGLAGKLKDGNNAHSYGLSIEAGKSFAVREGFAIIPQAQLSYVSTDFNRFDDQFGARVDSDKGDSLLGRIGVALDYKRSLDDGGGKPRQASVYGVINIKHEFLDGTRVQVSGVPVDSRLGRTWGGVGVGGNYSWGGRYALYGELGTDADFSGSYAVTASAGFRMTF